The following nucleotide sequence is from Pseudomonadota bacterium.
TCATCCTCACAAGACGAGCAATAAAAACAATATCCTTTTCAACAGTCTGTCCGGCAAGTTGTCTCAACTTATATTCCCATACTGTCAGAGGACATAAAACCCCTATTGAAGCATCGACAGCAACCAGAACAACGGATGCCAGATGAATAATACGAAAAACAAGGTTTCGAATCCAGCTCCATTTCAGACAGTAGCCAACAATAATTACTATTTCTCCTCCCACAGCAAAAAATACGTAAAAGAAATGGAGAACTACAATACAATCTGCTAATAGCGCATAACTACTTTGCATCTGACAAAATATACACTCCTTTATTGCGTGATGCTACCCTCTCTTTTTGAAAATTTTACATAACAGGATACTTGATCTCGCTAATAAGCAAAAAGGGCATTTCATGAATTGAAAAAATTATGATGAAAATGGGAACAGCAACTTGCTTATAAAAACTCCCCGGGCAGGACTCGAACCTGCAACCTACTGGTTAACAGCCAGCCGCTACTGCCGATTGAGCTACCGGGGAATGTCCTTTAATAAATAATAAAATTACCCCTATGTCAAGGGACACTAATCTTTGATTGCAATCTTTTTAAACCTTCTCTTTCCAACCTTTATAACAAACTCTTTATCATTTAAAGGGGTTTCTTCCGTTATGACCTTTGAACTGTTTATGCTAACACCGCCCTGTGCAATCATACGTTTACCTTCTGTAGTAGAGGAAACCAAACCAATATTCATGAGGAGTTTAGGCAACCATTTATCCAATTCCTCCTTTTTAATTTCCACGATTTCTATATTGTCCGGTATTTCCTTTTCTCTAAATAACCTTTCAAACGCTCCATGTGCAGCTTCTGCCTCCTCTCCTCCATGGAATCTGGTAATTATCTCTTTTGCAAACCTTACCTTTGCATCTCTCGGATGTATTCGCCCGGCTTTTATTCCCTCCTTTAATGCCCGTAACTCATCTATCGTGATGTCACTCAACAGTTCATAATATTTCAACATCAATTCATCTGATATGGACATCAGCTTACCAAACATTATATCTGGTGACTCATTGATACCAACATAGTTTCCATAACTCTTACTCATCTTGTTTATGCCATCTGTACCCTCGAGTAAAGGTACTGTCACCACAACCTGGGATTCCTGATTGTAAGCCTTTTGAATTTCCCTTCCCACAAGTAAATTAAAAATCTGGTCGTGGCCTCCAAGTTCCACATCTGCCCTGAGTGCAACAGAATCATACCCCTGCACGAGGGGATAGAGAAACTCATGGATGCTTATGGGAAGATTGTTCTGATACCTGTTCCGGAAATCCTCACGCTCGAGCATCCTCGCCATGGTATACTTGGCACAGAGCCTGATCATGTCCGCAGCGTTCATCGCCTCAAACCATTCACTGTTAGATCTTATTTCTGTCTTTTCCGGGTCAAGAATCTTGAAGACCTGTTTTTTATATGTCTCGGCATTTGCAAGAAGTTCTTCCTTCGTAAGCGTCGGCCTGGTTTCAATCCTTCCCGTAGGATCCCCTATCATACCTGTGAAGTCCCCTATGAGGAATATAGCTGTATGTCCAAGTTCCTGAAATTGTTTCAACTTCTGAATCACGACAGTATGGCCAAGGTGCAGGTCAGGTGCTGTTGGGTCAAGCCCGAGCTTTACCCTTAAAGGTCTTTTTTCAGCTCTCGCCTTTATTATTTTCCTTCTCAATTCATCTTCACTGACAAGGTCGACAGCGCCACGTTTTATGATTTCAATCCCTCTTTCAACACTCATGTGCTAAACCTTTTCCTTTATTCTTTTAATGGCTATACATCGGTTATTTCTACTGTCTATAGTAACTATTACCCCTTGCACTTCAATATCATCCTTTCCGACTTCAAATTTCTGGGGCACCTGTGTGACAAATTTTTCCAGAACACTCCTCTTATCCATACCTATGACAGAATCTATAGAACCAGCCATCCCCACATCGGTTATATAACCTGTACCATTTGGTAAAATCCTCTCATCAGCAGTTTGAACATGGGTGTGTGTTCCTAAAACTGCCGCCACCTTCCCATCGAGGAACCACCCCATAGCCATCTTCTCCGATGTTGCTTCTGCATGGAAATCAACGATTATAGGAACCTCCTTTTCTACCTGTGCAATAAGCTCCTCCATTGAACGGAACGGACAGAGGAGAGGATTCATAAATATTCTCCCCTCAATATTCACCACACATATTGTCTTACTGTTCTTTTTTATAATGTGATAGCCGAAACCGGGCGTTCCAGCCGGATAGTTTAAGGGCCTGAGTACCCTCCGGTCTTCCATTAAAAAAGGCACAATCTCTTTTTTCTTCCAGACATGGTTTCCTGTTGTTATGACATCGATGCCGTACGATATCATCTCCATTGCTACTGAAGGTGTTATGCCTATGCCTCCAGCTAAATTTTCACCGTTTATTATCCTGAAGTCTACATCGACTGTCTTTATAAAACGCTCAACCGCTTTTCTGCCTGGTTTTCCAATTACATCTCCAAGTAATAAAACCCTGATCTCATTTGGCATATTCTATAGCTCTTGTTTCCCTTATCACTACTATCTTTATCTGCCCGGGATAGGAAAGGTCTGTTTCTATCTTTTTTGCTATATCCCTTGATAACATAAATGTATTCTCATCGCTAATCTTCTCGCTATTGACAACTATTCTTATCTCCCTTCCTGCCTGTATAGCATATGACTTTTCAACCCCTGAAAAACTGTTGGCAATTCGTTCAAGTTCTTCAAGTCTCTTAATGTACGTCTCAAGCATCTCCCTTCTTGCTCCAGGTCTTGCACCTGATAAAGCATCTGCAGCCTGAACGATAACATCCAGTAAGCTCACCACTTCAACGTCCTCATGATGGGCAAGTATTGCATGGACAATCTCTTCACCTTCACCATATTTTTTTGCGAGGTCTGCCCCGATAGACGCATGGGATCCTTCTATCTCATGGTCCACAGCCTTTCCTATATCATGTAATAGCCCTGACCTCTTTGCATCTTTTGCGTTAACCCTCAATTCAGAGGCTATGACACCGCAAATAAAGGCAACTTCCAACGAGTGCTGGTATACATTCTGTGCATAGCTACTCCTGAATTTCAGCCTTCCCAAAAGCCTTACAAGTTCAGGATGGACATTATGAACACCTAAATCAAAAACAGCCTGTTCCCCTGCTTCCTTAATCTTCTGCTCAACCTCTTCAGCGACTTTCGACACTATCTCTTCAATCCTTGCCGGATGAATCCTTCCATCACTTATAAGTCTTTCTATTGACACCCTTGCAACCTCTCTCCGTATCGGGTTGAAGCACGATAATATAACAGCTTCAGGCGTATCGTCAATTATGATATCAACACCTGTTGCTGCTTCCAGGGCCCTTATGTTTCTACCTTCCCTCCCTATAATTCTACCCTTCATCTCTTCATTAGGGAGAGAAACGACCGACACAGCATCATCAGCTACATATTCCCCGGCATACCTCTGTATTGAAAGGGCTATTATCTCCTTTGCCTTCTTGTCAGCCTTCTCCCTTGCTTCTTCTTCAATCTTTTTATATACTTTCAGCGATTCATATTTTGCCTCGTCTTCCATCATCTGCATCAACACCTTTTTCGCCTCTTCTGCTGTGAATCCTGATATCTTTTCCAATCTTTCCCTTTCCTTTATGAGCAATGCATCGTATTCCTTAATCTTGCTGTCAAAAAAAGACTGTTTATTAAAAACTTCTCTTTCTTTCTTTGCTAATTCATCCTCTTTTTTATCAATGGCCTCAATTTTTCTGTCAAGATTTACTTCCTTTTGAGAAAGCCTCTTTTCAGTATTCTGTAAATCAGACCTTCTTGATTTTATCTCTTGCTCAAGTTCATTTTTTGCCTGTATTGCAGCATCCTTAGCCTGAATAGATGCTTCCCTTATAAGCACATCAGCTTCTTTTTTCGCATCTTCTAATATCTTCTTGCCTATTTTTTCGTATTCACCAATCTTCTTTCTCTGAACAAATCTGGCAAGAGTAAGCCCCAGAAGAAGGGCTACTACAAAGATTATAATATATAATATTTTGTCCAAAATTCCCCCTCACATATATCATATAAGGGGTAAGTGTGATTAAGGAAAGAGGGAAAGCCTGTATATTTCCAAGATATTAAATCTTTTATGTCCTCCAAATAACATAAAGCTATTTATGTCAAACCTCTATTTCCTTAACAACTACCCCTGAAATATAATAACCCCGCAGATGCCGTGTAAACGGTATATCTTGAACCTCTCAAAAAGGTGGGTGCCTATCTGTTGTATCAGGCTTCTCACTCATATGGTGAGCATGCACACCACAACAAGAGAAGGCTCCCAATAAAGAGGTGTTGGCTCTAAGCTTACCATTTATCACGTACACCGCAGGGAACCTCAAATTCTTCAATCTTTTTCAAAAGTTCTGAGGTTCTACCTTCAAAACTCTCTGCTTGTCTTCTCATCTCAAGATAATCGTCCGTAATTTCCATCATCGCCATAATCACCGCGTTTATTGTATTTACGATACCATAGTTACTAATAACCTGCCCTATCCTTTCATCAACAAATTGAGCAGCCCTTTTTATCCTATCCTCATCCTCTCCCACAAAGGTAAACGGTTGATTCAGTATGTTCACCTCAATCTTTTTTTCCATCTACATTCCTACCCCTCAACCTTTTCAACCTTTTCCAGTATTTTTGTAATTTTACTGATTATTGTTTCTCTTTCGTTCCTTACCTCGGCCATTTTTTCCTTCAATTCCTTGTTTTCAACCTCCAAAGGTTTCACACTGGCCAATAATTTTTCATTTTCTTCTTTCATAAGTCTATAGCTTTTTATAAGATTATCTATCCTCTCTTCAAGCTCGCCTATTCTGTTTTCACTAAACAATTCCATGACTGTTTAATTATCCCTTTTTTGTTCAAAAGTCAAGTATAAAAGGCACGCCTTTATGAACATATCAATCTCCCCATCAAGCACTGCGTCTGCATTATGTACCTCAACTTTTGTTCTATGATCCTTAACAAGTTTATACGGATGGAGAATATAGGAACGGATCTGACTACCCCACGAAATATCCTTTTTCTCTTTGTTCAGGGAATTCATTTTCTCTTCCTGTTTCTTCTTTTCAAGTTCATATATCCTTGATTTTAATATAGCCATAGCTATTGCCTTATTCTTATGCTGAGACCTCTCATTCTGACATTGAACAACAATATTGGTAGGTATATGGGTAATCCTTATTGCTGATTCTGTTCTATTTACATGCTGTCCACCAGGGCCGCTTGCACGGAATGTATCTATTCTTAAGTCTTCTTCCTTGATATCAACAGTAATATCTTCCGAAAGTTCCGGGTATGCATATACTGAGGCAAAGGAGGTATGCCTTCTATTATTCGCATCAAAAGGGGAAATCCTCACAAGCCTGTGTATACCAACCTCACATTTTAAATAACCGTAAGCATAAGACCCTTTTACCAAAAAGGTAACGTTCTTAATACCTGCTTCTTCACCCTGTAATATATCAACTACCTGTGACTCAAACCCCCTTTTTTCCACCCATTTTAAATACATCCTGAGAAGCATTTCTGCCCAATCCTGAGCCTCTGTTCCACCAGCGCCTGCATTTATATAGACAATTGCATTACCCTGATCATGCTCCCCGCCAAGCATCCTTTCCATTTCATACATGCTGAGCAACCCGTCCAGGGAATTAACCCTTGAAATTAGCTCATTTAAATCTTTCGTGTCATCGGTCTCCTTGACAATTTCACTTAATATAATAATCTCCTCAAGCTCCTTTTCCTTTCTCTCCCACTTCACTACTTCTTCCTGGAACCTTGCCCTCTCTTTCAATATTCTCTGTGCTCTTTCCTGATCTTCCCAGAATGCCTTTTTAGATATTTCTGCATCGAGTTCCTGAAGCTGACTGTTTATAGAGGAGAGGTCAAAGATAACCTCTTAAGGCGTTCATTCTTTCTATTAAATTGTCTATTTTACTTTTTATATTTTCTAACATGATAACCTCTTTAAACCTTTATTCGTTTTGCTACTTCCTCCCCAAATTCTGAGCATTTTACCGGGCTTATCCCGTCCATCTGCCGTGCAAGGTCATATGTTACTATCCCGCTTTGTATCGTTTCTTCAATAGCCCTTTCAATAAGCCTTGATACATCATCAAGGCCCATATAACTGAAAAGCATAGCACCGGAAAGCAAAAATGAGGTTGGGTTTACAACATCCTTCCCCGCATACTTCGGTGCACTTCCATGGGTTGGTTCAAATATTGCCATATCATCCCCTATGTTTGCCCCGGGTGCAACACCCAATCCACCAATCAATGCGGCGCAGGTATCAGACAGATAATCTCCATTTAGATTCGGGCACAAAAGTATATCATATTCTTCCGGTCTCATAATGACCTGCATAAACATATTATCAGCAATCCTATCATTAAAAAGGATCTTGCCCTCCTCTCTCTCAAAGGTTACATATTTTTGAAACTCTTTCGCAACCTCGTAAGCCCATTCCCTAAAAGCACCTTCTGTGTATTTCATAATATTACCCTTATGAACAACAGTGATAGTTTTTCTGTTATTTTTTATTGCATAGTCTATAACCCACCTTGCAAATCTTCTGGTACCAGCTCTGCTAATAGGTTTTACCCCAATACCTGTATCATCCGATAATGCTATATCCATTTTTTCCTTCAAAAATGCTATTAAAGCCCTTGCCTCTTTTGTCCCTTCTCTCCATTCAATTCCTCTGTAAAGATCCTCTGTATTTTCCCTGAATATAATTAAATTTACCCTCTCCGGCGCCTTTATAGGGCTTGGTAACCCCTTGAAATACCTGATAGGCCTTATACACACATAGAGATCAAATATCTGCCTTAAATATACATTTATACTCCTAAATCCTCCACCGACCGGGGTTGTAAGAGGACCTTTTATAGCAATTCTATGCCTTTTAACTTCCTCCAAAGTATCTTCTGGAAATAATGTCCCTACCTTTTCAAGTGCCCTCTGCCCGGCTATTAAAGGTACCCACACAATTCTCTTTTCACCATCATAAGCCTTGATTACCGCCTCTTCAAATACCTCCCTTGAAGCCCTCCAGATATCTTCTCCCGTGCCATCACCCAGAATAAAAGGGATTTCAATTTTCCCTATCAAATCTTCAGCCCTCCGTGTTTCCTGATATAATGGTCCAGTCCACCCTCATTCAATATATCCCTCATAATGGAGGTAAGTGGGGAAAATCTCCTTTCTTTCCCATTTGTCTTATCAAACAGCACCCCTTCATCCACTTTAACCTCTAAGATATTACCTTCATCTACACCATCCACACCACATATAATCGCTGCAAGCCCCACATTTATAGCATTTCTATAGAATATTCTTGCAAAGGAATTTGCTATAACTGCATCTATTCCAGCCATCTTTATTACTAAGGGTGCGTGTTCCCGGCTTGAGCCAAGCCCAAAGTTTTTACCACCTACGATAATGTCTCCTTTCCTGACCTTCTTATAAAAACCTGGATAAATATCTTCAAAAACATGCTTTTTCAATTCATCCAGATTTGATCTTAAATGATAAAATCTGCCTGGTATAATATGGTCAGTAGAGATATTATCTCCAAACTTCCATACCCTTCCCTTAAAGACCATCAAGAACCTCCCTCGGGTCTGTCAATTTTCCTTTTAATGCACTTGCTGCCGCTGTTGCTGGTGATGCGAGAATAATTTGAGAATTTGGATTACCCATCCTTCCCAAAAAATTTCTATTTGACGTAGCAACGCAAACCTCCCCATCACCAGGAACACCGAGGTGGATACCTATACATGGTCCACATCCTGGAGGGAGTATAATGGCTCCTGCCTCAAAAAGGGTTGTAAGGATTCCCTCCTGCAGGGCTCGATAATAAACCATCTTTGATGCCGGACTTACAATGAGCTTTATATCCTTTTGCTTCTTCCTGCCCTTCAGTATGATTGATGCAATCCTCAAATCCTCTATCCTTCCATTGGTGCAAGAACCTATAAATACCTGATCAATATTTATGCCTT
It contains:
- a CDS encoding DUF2784 family protein is translated as MQSSYALLADCIVVLHFFYVFFAVGGEIVIIVGYCLKWSWIRNLVFRIIHLASVVLVAVDASIGVLCPLTVWEYKLRQLAGQTVEKDIVFIARLVRM
- the tyrS gene encoding tyrosine--tRNA ligase, translating into MSVERGIEIIKRGAVDLVSEDELRRKIIKARAEKRPLRVKLGLDPTAPDLHLGHTVVIQKLKQFQELGHTAIFLIGDFTGMIGDPTGRIETRPTLTKEELLANAETYKKQVFKILDPEKTEIRSNSEWFEAMNAADMIRLCAKYTMARMLEREDFRNRYQNNLPISIHEFLYPLVQGYDSVALRADVELGGHDQIFNLLVGREIQKAYNQESQVVVTVPLLEGTDGINKMSKSYGNYVGINESPDIMFGKLMSISDELMLKYYELLSDITIDELRALKEGIKAGRIHPRDAKVRFAKEIITRFHGGEEAEAAHGAFERLFREKEIPDNIEIVEIKKEELDKWLPKLLMNIGLVSSTTEGKRMIAQGGVSINSSKVITEETPLNDKEFVIKVGKRRFKKIAIKD
- a CDS encoding TIGR00282 family metallophosphoesterase, which translates into the protein MPNEIRVLLLGDVIGKPGRKAVERFIKTVDVDFRIINGENLAGGIGITPSVAMEMISYGIDVITTGNHVWKKKEIVPFLMEDRRVLRPLNYPAGTPGFGYHIIKKNSKTICVVNIEGRIFMNPLLCPFRSMEELIAQVEKEVPIIVDFHAEATSEKMAMGWFLDGKVAAVLGTHTHVQTADERILPNGTGYITDVGMAGSIDSVIGMDKRSVLEKFVTQVPQKFEVGKDDIEVQGVIVTIDSRNNRCIAIKRIKEKV
- the rny gene encoding ribonuclease Y, with translation MDKILYIIIFVVALLLGLTLARFVQRKKIGEYEKIGKKILEDAKKEADVLIREASIQAKDAAIQAKNELEQEIKSRRSDLQNTEKRLSQKEVNLDRKIEAIDKKEDELAKKEREVFNKQSFFDSKIKEYDALLIKERERLEKISGFTAEEAKKVLMQMMEDEAKYESLKVYKKIEEEAREKADKKAKEIIALSIQRYAGEYVADDAVSVVSLPNEEMKGRIIGREGRNIRALEAATGVDIIIDDTPEAVILSCFNPIRREVARVSIERLISDGRIHPARIEEIVSKVAEEVEQKIKEAGEQAVFDLGVHNVHPELVRLLGRLKFRSSYAQNVYQHSLEVAFICGVIASELRVNAKDAKRSGLLHDIGKAVDHEIEGSHASIGADLAKKYGEGEEIVHAILAHHEDVEVVSLLDVIVQAADALSGARPGARREMLETYIKRLEELERIANSFSGVEKSYAIQAGREIRIVVNSEKISDENTFMLSRDIAKKIETDLSYPGQIKIVVIRETRAIEYAK
- the zapB gene encoding cell division protein ZapB, producing MELFSENRIGELEERIDNLIKSYRLMKEENEKLLASVKPLEVENKELKEKMAEVRNERETIISKITKILEKVEKVEG
- the prfB gene encoding peptide chain release factor 2 (programmed frameshift), whose translation is MLENIKSKIDNLIERMNALRGYLDLSSINSQLQELDAEISKKAFWEDQERAQRILKERARFQEEVVKWERKEKELEEIIILSEIVKETDDTKDLNELISRVNSLDGLLSMYEMERMLGGEHDQGNAIVYINAGAGGTEAQDWAEMLLRMYLKWVEKRGFESQVVDILQGEEAGIKNVTFLVKGSYAYGYLKCEVGIHRLVRISPFDANNRRHTSFASVYAYPELSEDITVDIKEEDLRIDTFRASGPGGQHVNRTESAIRITHIPTNIVVQCQNERSQHKNKAIAMAILKSRIYELEKKKQEEKMNSLNKEKKDISWGSQIRSYILHPYKLVKDHRTKVEVHNADAVLDGEIDMFIKACLLYLTFEQKRDN
- the icd gene encoding NADP-dependent isocitrate dehydrogenase — protein: MIGKIEIPFILGDGTGEDIWRASREVFEEAVIKAYDGEKRIVWVPLIAGQRALEKVGTLFPEDTLEEVKRHRIAIKGPLTTPVGGGFRSINVYLRQIFDLYVCIRPIRYFKGLPSPIKAPERVNLIIFRENTEDLYRGIEWREGTKEARALIAFLKEKMDIALSDDTGIGVKPISRAGTRRFARWVIDYAIKNNRKTITVVHKGNIMKYTEGAFREWAYEVAKEFQKYVTFEREEGKILFNDRIADNMFMQVIMRPEEYDILLCPNLNGDYLSDTCAALIGGLGVAPGANIGDDMAIFEPTHGSAPKYAGKDVVNPTSFLLSGAMLFSYMGLDDVSRLIERAIEETIQSGIVTYDLARQMDGISPVKCSEFGEEVAKRIKV
- a CDS encoding 3-isopropylmalate dehydratase small subunit; its protein translation is MVFKGRVWKFGDNISTDHIIPGRFYHLRSNLDELKKHVFEDIYPGFYKKVRKGDIIVGGKNFGLGSSREHAPLVIKMAGIDAVIANSFARIFYRNAINVGLAAIICGVDGVDEGNILEVKVDEGVLFDKTNGKERRFSPLTSIMRDILNEGGLDHYIRKHGGLKI